The following are encoded in a window of Phaseolus vulgaris cultivar G19833 chromosome 3, P. vulgaris v2.0, whole genome shotgun sequence genomic DNA:
- the LOC137806768 gene encoding CASP-like protein 2B1, producing MSYLGLGVSPGTVPVYHGTKLKVLDRRVRIAEMVLRGVSLGIGVLAIVLVVTDSQVKEFFSFQKKAKFTDMKALVFLVIANGLTVGYSLIQGLRCVVSMVRGNVLLSKPLAWLIFSGDQVMAYLSVAAVAAALQSGMIGRAGQAELQWMKVCNMYGKFCNRMGEGIGSALVVSLSMVVLSCISAFSLFRLYGSNKNKHAGW from the exons ATGAGTTATTTGGGTTTGGGTGTTAGTCCTGGTACTGTCCCAGTGTACCATGGAACAAAACTCAAAGTGTTGGATAGGAGGGTGAGGATAGCAGAGATGGTGCTAAGGGGTGTGAGCCTTGGTATAGGAGTTCTTGCAATTGTTCTTGTGGTCACTGATTCCCAAGTCAAAGAGTTTTTCTCCTTTCAGAAAAAAGCTAAATTTACAGACATGAAGGCTTTAGT GTTCTTGGTAATTGCCAATGGACTAACTGTTGGGTACTCCTTAATCCAAGGATTGCGCTGTGTTGTGAGTATGGTTAGAGGAAATGTACTCCTCAGCAAACCCTTAGCTTGGCTCATTTTCTCTGGCGATCAG GTGATGGCATATTTGTCAGTGGCTGCAGTGGCGGCTGCATTGCAATCTGGCATGATTGGAAGGGCAGGGCAAGCAGAACTTCAGTGGATGAAGGTGTGCAACATGTATGGCAAATTCTGCAACCGAATGGGAGAGGGGATAGGGAGTGCTTTAGTGGTTAGCCTTAGTATGGTGGTCCTGTCATGTATTTCTGCTTTTAGTCTCTTCCGTTTGTATGGCAGCAACAAAAACAAACATGCAGGTTGGTAG